A single window of Oreochromis aureus strain Israel breed Guangdong linkage group 7, ZZ_aureus, whole genome shotgun sequence DNA harbors:
- the cops4 gene encoding COP9 signalosome complex subunit 4 has translation MATEVRQELTQLMNSSGSHKDLAAKYRQILEKAIQFTDADQLESLKAFVEAMVNENVSLVISRQLLTDFCTHLPNLPDATAKAVYHFTLEKIQPRVISFEEQVASIRQHLATIYEKEGDWRNAAQVLVGIPLETGQKQYNVDYKLDTYLKIARLYLEDDDPVQAEAYINRASLLQNESSNEQLQIHYKVCYARVLDFRRKFIEAAQRYNELSYKSIVHESERLEALKHALNCTILASAGQQRSRMLATLFKDERCQQLAAYGILEKMYLDRIIRGNQLQEFAAMLMPHQKATTADGSSILDRAVIEHNLLSASKLYNNITFEELGALLEIPPAKAEKIASQMITEGRMNGFIDQIDGIVHFETREPLPTWDKQIQSLCFQVNNLLEKIRQAAPEWAAQAMETQMTQ, from the exons ATGGCGACCGAAGTGAGGCAGGAGCTTACACAACTGATGAACTCAAGTGGATCTCATAAAGATCTTGCTGCCAA ATATCGACAAATTCTGGAAAAGGCCATTCAGTTTACAGATGCTGATCAACTGGAATCCTTGAAGGCCTTTGTAGAAGCAA TGGTCAATGAAAATGTCAGTCTCGTCATTTCAAGACAGCTGCTCACTGATTTCTGCACACATCTGCCCAACCTGCCTGACGCCACAGCAAAAGCAGTGTATCACTTCACCTTGGAAAAGATCCAGCCGAGGGTCATTTCCTTCGAGGAACAG GTAGCCTCAATCAGACAGCACTTAGCGACCATTTATGAAAAGGAGGGAGACTGGAGAAATGCTGCCCAAGTTTTAGTTGGCATTCCCCTCGAAACAGGACAGAA GCAATATAATGTTGACTATAAGTTGGATACATATCTGAAAATTGCCCGACTTTACTTAGAAGATGATGATCCGGTTCAGGCAGAGGCCTACATCAACAGAGCCTCATTGCTTCAGAATGAGTCCTCTAATGAACAGCTACAGATACACTATAAG GTGTGCTATGCCAGAGTACTAGACTTCAGAAGGAAGTTTATTGAAGCTGCACAAAGATACAACGAGCTGTCTTATAAGTCAATTGTTCATGAAAGTGAACGCCTGGAGGCACTGAAGCATGCTCTGAACTGCACCATATTGGCCTCTGCAG GGCAGCAACGTTCCCGTATGTTGGCTACTCTCTTTAAGGATGAGCGCTGTCAGCAGCTGGCTGCTTATGGTATCCTGGAGAAGATGTACCTGGACCGCATCATCAGAGGTAACCAACTGCAGGAGTTTGCTGCCATGCTGATGCCTCATCAGAAAGccaccacagcagatg GCTCCAGCATCCTTGACAGAGCTGTGATTGAACACAACCTCCTATCTGCCAGTAAACTCTACAACAACATCACTTTTGAAGAGCTAGGAGCATTGCTGGAAATCCCCCCTGCAAAG GCTGAAAAGATTGCTTCTCAGATGATCACGGAGGGACGTATGAATGGTTTCATTGACCAGATTGATGGCATTGTACATTTTGAAA CCCGTGAACCCCTTCCTACCTGGGATAAACAGATCCAGTCTTTATGTTTCCAAGTCAACAACCTGCTAGAGAAGATCCGTCAGGCTGCTCCAGA